A genomic region of Papaver somniferum cultivar HN1 chromosome 7, ASM357369v1, whole genome shotgun sequence contains the following coding sequences:
- the LOC113294337 gene encoding uncharacterized protein LOC113294337, producing the protein MTASDHSSPNSPSHNSSGNPTQTNETHINPSGNPRTLDPYIIHPSDNPATVLSSPLLQGDNYGSWVRGITKSLNAKGKLGFVDGSLPPPTDALQFQCWKRCDDLVGSWLLNSCQPDIRASCLYAPNSHAIWKDLQVRFCVSNAPILFRLKSSIASIKQESMPVSLYYTKIKTLWDQYDSLVASTEACICGAGKHMIERLEMERAMEFLQGLHDRFSNLRSQILTMDPFPTALRIFNLVQQEEEQQNITAAPFPTIDVAALSSNRHFSSSSRPPANQNKRQRPFCDYCNRLGHVRDKCYRLHGFPASTSSSPSPANSNMHLTAATAVTPADASAIPHALPTLSADQYARLLALINPAPESAQLEPRANFAGPCHENNDWSG; encoded by the exons ATGACTGCATCCGATCATtcatccccaaactctccatctcaCAACTCTTCCGGAAATCCCACACAAACCAATGAAACCCACATCAATCCTTCAGGAAATCCTAGAACCCTAGACCCTTACATAATTCATCCTAGTGATAACCCTGCAACAGTGTTGTCTTCTCCTCTTTTGCAAGGGGATAATTATGGTTCCTGGGTGAGAGGAATCACAAAATCCCTGAATGCTAAGGGTAAGCttggttttgttgatggttcTCTCCCTCCCCCAACAGATGCGTTGCAGTTTCAATGTTGGAAGAGATGTGACGACCTTGTAGGCAGTTGGCTTCTAAACTCCTGCCAACCAGACATCAGGGCTAGCTGTTTATATGCCCCCAATTCTCATGCTATCTGGAAGGATTTACAGGTGAGGTTTTGTGTTTCCAATGCTCCGATTCTTTTCCGTTTAAAGTCCTCTATTGCTTCCATCAAACAGGAATCCATGCCTGTTTCTCTCTACTATACAAAAATCAAGACACTGTGGGATCAATATGATTCCCTGGTTGCTTCTACTGAAGCTTGTATTTGTGGTGCTGGAAAGCACATGATTGAGAGACTTGAAATGGAGCGTGCCATGGAGTTTCTGCAGGGTCTGCACGACAGGTTTTCTAACCTTCGCAGCCAAATCCTAACCATGGACCCTTTCCCCACTGCACTCCGTATTTTCAACCTTGTTCAGCAAGAGGAAGAACAACAAAACATCACTGCTGCTCCTTTTCCAACAATTGATGTTGCTGCTCTCAGTTCCAATCGTCACTTCTCCTCCAGTTCTCGACCTCCAGCGAACCAGAATAAACGTCAGCGTCCATTCTGTGACTATTGTAACAGACTTGGTCATGTCAGAGACAAGTGTTATCGACTTCATGGTTTTCCTGCCAGCACCAGTAGCTCTCCATCTCCGGCTAACAGCAATATGCATCTCACTGCAGCAACTGCAGTTACACCAGCTGATGCGTCTGCCATTCCGCATGCTCTTCCGACGCTGTCTGCTGACCAATATGCACGTCTTTTGGCCTTAATCAACCCTGCGCCAGAATCTGCACAGCTTGAACCTCGTGCCAATTTCGCAG GACCGTGTCACGAAAACAATGATTGGTCAGGCTGA
- the LOC113292650 gene encoding E3 ubiquitin-protein ligase ORTHRUS 1-like isoform X3: MATEEFQSPQNHKNVVHRDIIISPGFRSVAAMAGWDEEALLAASEEVAEDTPEKESSKSPQTYSIRKRRRYSPVTNPVLVLNLDDEARATHHDGPVAGKERKQADPKSEEMPPANLPCMREESSCAASGNLEPRIESLNKKRKQAEPKSDETPPANLPCTVSGNLEPQIEFLKEKREQAEPKSDEMPPAANLPCMDKLKEELSCAICLEICYEPSTTPCGHSFCKKCLKSAADKCGKKCPKCRQLIGNGRSCIVNTSLWNTIQLLFPQEVEARKAVAAKNSREQVKAQSTVGGEDSISRRRSGRTNSMVMMTNPSNIRVSSSSGNQSGRSNFTGNSVRLSSSARNRRDRPSQAEDAALALRLQREEFMAAFRAAEEASTARENLRALASRAVDIRLGRRLT, encoded by the exons ATGGCGACGGAGGAATTCCAAAGCCCTCAAAACCATAAAAATGTTGTTCACAGAGACATCATCATCAGTCCTGGGTTCAGATCTGTGGCTGCGATGGCTGGTTGGGATGAAGAAGCCTTATTAGCAGCATCAGAAGAAGTAGCTGAAGATACACCAGAAAAAGAATCATCAAAATCCCCGCAAACTTATTCAATAAG GAAACGTAGGAGATATAGTCCTGTTACAAACCCTGTATTAGTTCTTAACCTTGATGATGAAGCAAGAGCTACACACCATGACGGGCCTGTTGCTGGCAAAG AGAGGAAACAAGCCGATCCCAAATCTGAGGAAATGCCGCCTGCAAATCTTCCTTGTATGAGGGAAGAATCATCTTGTGCTGCAAGTGGAAATTTAGAACCACGAATTGAATCTCTGAATAAAAAGAGGAAACAAGCGGAGCCCAAATCTGACGAAACGCCGCCTGCAAATCTTCCTTGTACTGTAAGTGGAAATTTAGAACCACAAATTGAATTTCTGAAAGAAAAGAGGGAACAAGCCGAGCCCAAATCTGATGAAATGCCGCCTGCTGCtaatcttccttgtatggataaATTGAAGGAAGAATTATCTTGTGCT ATTTGCTTGGAGATTTGCTATGAACCAAGTACTACTCCTTGTGGTCACAGTTTTTGCAAGAAATGTTTGAAATCTGCAGCGGATAAATGCGGTAAAAAGTGCCCGAAATGCAGACAACTGATTGG AAATGGAAGATCTTGTATTGTGAATACAAGTCTTTGGAACACAATACAGCTTTTGTTTCCACAAGAAGTAGAAGCAAGGAAAGCTGTTGCGGCCAAAAACAGTCGAGAACAAGTCAAGGCTCAGAGTACTGTAGGAGGAGAGGATTCTATTTCAAGAAGACGAAGTGGTAGGACTAATTCAATGGTGATGATGACAAATCCAAGTAACATTAGAGTGAGTTCTAGTTCAGGAAATCAAAGTGGTAGGTCTAATTTTACGGGGAATTCAGTAAGATTGAGCAGCTCAGCGAGGAACAGAAGAGATAGGCCTAGTCAAGCCGAGGATGCTGCATTAGCTTTGAGATTACAAAGAGAGGAGTTTATGGCGGCTTTTAGGGCCGCAGAAGAAGCCTCAACTGCCAGAGAAAACCTTAGAGCACTGGCTTCAAGAGCTGTTGACATCCGTCTTGGAAGAAGACTGACATAG
- the LOC113296676 gene encoding disease resistance protein RGA2-like: MLMTVHTSSSSSVYSSQHEKVSVVSIVGMGGLGKTTLAQLVYQDDSVMRNFEPRMWVCVADVFDIKKILMNIIESITERKCEDVSNVVVVLVSKVQEMLRSKKYLLVLDDLWNENAENWEKLRGMLRVGAYGSKILVTTRSDQVASVVRGIVPPYDLKTLHEEECWSIITNRTFSPGGAFETASMACIGQQIARKCAGLPLAAKFLGSLMFLKRDERDWLRIRDNDVFNETEGHSKIMSVLKLSYDNLSSQLKQCFSYCTLFPKNWVIDRETLIQLWMAEGFLQPSSRVSRRSIEDVGSNYFQCLLSSSFFHNVVKDPLGDILTCKTHDLVHDLAQTVVGVHETTTLCASGLENISEIRRLRLVLDEEASKIFSKLLSKARKLQTIFSIEDEHSGTGVRSLFSSNCFLRVVCLLGAEDIPSIMSSTLTFKHLRYLNLSFCMIEVSIYQLYHLQTLVLSRCQNVHKILKDIGSLRNLRHLSPWFSDAQVLPDSIVSLTNLQKLDLSNCCSLEALPLNIGSLKHLRSLDVRGTSITALPVSLTCIENLRGLSFEDCWSLKSLPQDLGALTRLRCLKVRGTSIKELPESCINSLCNLEIVEPGNECELPKEIRNWPKLRQLFLPSPGYSDDADRMIMPRGIERLTCLEELRSYLVRKEEVCSGIEDLEGLNFLRVLEIRNLENVRGKIDAEKAKLKDKQHIQGLFLYWSSCGDGTSMLNDDMVLKGLQPHSNLKELSIDGFGGLTLPKWIGSPYCLPHLVELYIVNCFCERLPTLGLLPCLRVLELYQFYSLKSLGDEFYYQESSQREEESGSSTESFTVTTARTLFPSLTYFGILNMCALEEWADPPPTCISFPPLRGCVSMAAKD, translated from the coding sequence ATGCTAATGACAGTCCACACATCATCGTCGTCATCTGTATATTCTAGTCAACATGAAAAGGTTTCCGTGGTATCCATAGTGGGAATGGGGGGACTAGGGAAGACCACATTAGCTCAGTTGGTCTACCAAGATGACTCAGTAATGAGAAACTTTGAACCAAGAATGTGGGTTTGTGTAGCTGATGTCTTTGATATAAAAAAGATCTTAATGAATATAATCGAGTCCATTACTGAAAGAAAGTGTGAGGATGTGTCAAATGTTGTGGTGGTCTTGGTTAGTAAAGTTCAGGAAATGCTGAGAAGCAAAAAATATTTACTAGTACTCGATGATCTGTGGAACGAGAATGCGGAGAACTGGGAGAAACTTAGGGGTATGCTCCGTGTTGGTGCTTATGGGAGCAAAATCTTGGTTACTACACGTAGTGACCAAGTTGCTTCTGTGGTTAGGGGTATAGTTCCACCATACGACTTAAAAACCTTACATGAAGAAGAATGTTGGTCTATCATCACAAACAGAACCTTTTCTCCTGGTGGAGCATTTGAGACTGCAAGCATGGCATGTATAGGACAACAGATAGCAAGAAAATGTGCCGGATTACCACTTGCAGCCAAATTTCTCGGTAGTCTTATGTTCTTAAAAAGAGACGAGAGAGATTGGTTGCGAATCCGAGATAATGATGTCTTTAATGAAACAGAAGGTCACAGCAAAATCATGTCAGTATTGAAATTGAGTTATGATAACTTGTCCTCGCAGCTGAAACAGTGTTTCTCTTACTGCACCTTGTTTCCTAAAAATTGGGTGATTGATAGAGAAACTCTGATTCAATTGTGGATGGCTGAAGGGTTCCTTCAGCCATCTTCTAGAGTTAGTAGAAGATCCATTGAAGATGTTGGAAGCAATTATTTTCAATGTTTGTTATCAAGTTCATTCTTTCACAATGTAGTAAAGGATCCACTAGGCGACATCCTTACGTGCAAGACGCATGACTTAGTACATGATCTTGCACAAACTGTTGTCGGTGTTCACGAAACCACTACTCTCTGTGCTAGCGGATTGGAAAATATTTCTGAAATTCGTCGTTTGCGGTTGGTTTTAGACGAAGAAGCATCAAAAATATTTTCCAAACTCTTGAGTAAGGCAAGAAAACTGCAGACAATTTTTTCCATAGAAGACGAGCATTCGGGAACTGGAGTTAGAAGTTTATTTAGTAGTAATTGTTTTCTGCGGGTTGTCTGTTTGCTTGGTGCGGAGGATATTCCAAGTATTATGTCTTCGACATTAACGTTTAAGCATCTGAGGTACCTTAATTTGTCATTTTGTATGATTGAAGTTTCCATCTATCAACTTTACCATTTGCAGACACTGGTACTTTCTCGATGCCAAAACGTTCACAAGATTCTCAAAGACATCGGATCTTTGAGAAACTTAAGGCATCTTAGTCCATGGTTCTCTGACGCTCAAGTACTTCCTGATTCTATTGTAAGCCTCACAAACCTACAGAAGTTAGATCTCAGTAATTGCTGCAGTTTGGAAGCCTTGCCTCTAAATATTGGGTCTTTGAAACATTTAAGGTCTCTCGATGTTAGAGGCACATCAATTACGGCATTACCTGTTTCACTCACTTGCATTGAAAATCTAAGGGGGTTGAGTTTTGAGGATTGCTGGTCTTTAAAATCATTACCTCAAGACCTTGGAGCATTGACACGTTTAAGGTGCCTTAAGGTGAGAGGTACTAGTATTAAAGAACTGCCCGAATCTTGCATTAACAGTCTCTGCAATTTGGAGATAGTTGAGCCAGGAAATGAGTGTGAGCTTCCGAAGGAGATAAGGAATTGGCCGAAACTGAGACAACTATTTTTACCCAGCCCTGGGTATAGTGATGATGCTGATAGAATGATAATGCCTAGAGGTATAGAAAGACTAACTTGCCTTGAAGAGTTACGGTCTTACTTGGTAAGGAAAGAAGAGGTCTGTAGTGGGATTGAAGATTTAGAAGGCCTAAACTTCCTCAGGGTTTTAGAGATAAGAAATCTCGAAAATGTCAGAGGCAAAATAGACGCAGAGAAAGCGAAGTTAAAGGACAAGCAACACATTCAGGGTTTGTTTCTATATTGGAGTTCATGTGGTGATGGTACAAGCATGCTCAATGATGATATGGTGTTGAAGGGACTGCAACCTCACTCTAATTTGAAAGAATTAAGCATAGATGGATTTGGGGGTTTAACGCTTCCAAAGTGGATTGGTTCGCCTTATTGCCTTCCTCATTTGGTGGAACTGTACATCGTGAATTGCTTTTGTGAGCGGCTTCCCACGCTCGGACTACTTCCATGTCTTAGAGTTCTTGAGTTGTACCAGTTTTATTCGTTGAAGAGCTTGGGTGATGAATTCTATTACCAAGAAAGCAgccaaagagaagaagaaagtggtAGCAGTACTGAAAGTTTTACTGTAACAACAGCCAGAACATTGTTCCCttccttgacttactttggaatTCTCAATATGTGCGCTTTAGAAGAATGGGCTGATCCTCCTCCGACTTGTATTTCTTTCCCTCCCTTAAGAGGCTGTGTATCGATGGCTGCGAAAGATTGA
- the LOC113292650 gene encoding E3 ubiquitin-protein ligase ORTHRUS 1-like isoform X2 has protein sequence MATEEFQSPQNHKNVVHRDIIISPGFRSVAAMAGWDEEALLAASEEVAEDTPEKESSKSPQTYSIRKRRRYSPVTNPVLVLNLDDEARATHHDGPVAGKEERKQADPKSEEMPPANLPCMREESSCAASGNLEPRIESLNKKRKQAEPKSDETPPANLPCTVSGNLEPQIEFLKEKREQAEPKSDEMPPAANLPCMDKLKEELSCAICLEICYEPSTTPCGHSFCKKCLKSAADKCGKKCPKCRQLIGNGRSCIVNTSLWNTIQLLFPQEVEARKAVAAKNSREQVKAQSTVGGEDSISRRRSGRTNSMVMMTNPSNIRVSSSSGNQSGRSNFTGNSVRLSSSARNRRDRPSQAEDAALALRLQREEFMAAFRAAEEASTARENLRALASRAVDIRLGRRLT, from the exons ATGGCGACGGAGGAATTCCAAAGCCCTCAAAACCATAAAAATGTTGTTCACAGAGACATCATCATCAGTCCTGGGTTCAGATCTGTGGCTGCGATGGCTGGTTGGGATGAAGAAGCCTTATTAGCAGCATCAGAAGAAGTAGCTGAAGATACACCAGAAAAAGAATCATCAAAATCCCCGCAAACTTATTCAATAAG GAAACGTAGGAGATATAGTCCTGTTACAAACCCTGTATTAGTTCTTAACCTTGATGATGAAGCAAGAGCTACACACCATGACGGGCCTGTTGCTGGCAAAG AAGAGAGGAAACAAGCCGATCCCAAATCTGAGGAAATGCCGCCTGCAAATCTTCCTTGTATGAGGGAAGAATCATCTTGTGCTGCAAGTGGAAATTTAGAACCACGAATTGAATCTCTGAATAAAAAGAGGAAACAAGCGGAGCCCAAATCTGACGAAACGCCGCCTGCAAATCTTCCTTGTACTGTAAGTGGAAATTTAGAACCACAAATTGAATTTCTGAAAGAAAAGAGGGAACAAGCCGAGCCCAAATCTGATGAAATGCCGCCTGCTGCtaatcttccttgtatggataaATTGAAGGAAGAATTATCTTGTGCT ATTTGCTTGGAGATTTGCTATGAACCAAGTACTACTCCTTGTGGTCACAGTTTTTGCAAGAAATGTTTGAAATCTGCAGCGGATAAATGCGGTAAAAAGTGCCCGAAATGCAGACAACTGATTGG AAATGGAAGATCTTGTATTGTGAATACAAGTCTTTGGAACACAATACAGCTTTTGTTTCCACAAGAAGTAGAAGCAAGGAAAGCTGTTGCGGCCAAAAACAGTCGAGAACAAGTCAAGGCTCAGAGTACTGTAGGAGGAGAGGATTCTATTTCAAGAAGACGAAGTGGTAGGACTAATTCAATGGTGATGATGACAAATCCAAGTAACATTAGAGTGAGTTCTAGTTCAGGAAATCAAAGTGGTAGGTCTAATTTTACGGGGAATTCAGTAAGATTGAGCAGCTCAGCGAGGAACAGAAGAGATAGGCCTAGTCAAGCCGAGGATGCTGCATTAGCTTTGAGATTACAAAGAGAGGAGTTTATGGCGGCTTTTAGGGCCGCAGAAGAAGCCTCAACTGCCAGAGAAAACCTTAGAGCACTGGCTTCAAGAGCTGTTGACATCCGTCTTGGAAGAAGACTGACATAG
- the LOC113300586 gene encoding 39S ribosomal protein L46, mitochondrial-like: protein MQRLASFSRSLKTTRGFCTTSADKIVAAVLFERLPVVVPKIDPVVYAFQEFSYRWGQQYRRKYPDDVLGKSDARGKGDIQIEYVPAPRITEADKNNDRKSLQRALDRRLYLLLYGNSYDSPAGKPVWHFPEKIYEKEETLRKCAESALQSVIGDLSHTYFVGNAPFAHMIIPPKEDSNDVPLLKRFFFKSQVIAANKFNVGKCEDYVWVTKDELLEYYPEQAAFLNKMIIS from the exons ATGCAGAGACTTGCTTCTTTCTCTCGATCACTAAAAACAACGAGAGGATTCTGCACAACCAGTGCTGATAAGATCGTTGCTGCTGTATTATTCGAGAGATTACCAGTTGTTGTTCCAAAGATTGACCCAGTGGTTTATGCATTTCAAGAATTCTC GTACCGGTGGGGACAGCAATACCGGCGTAAGTATCCTgatgatgttttaggaaaatctGATGCCAG GGGGAAAGGTGATATCCAAATTGAATATGTACCAGCTCCAAGGATAACTGAAGCGGACAAGAATAACGACAGAAA GTCACTACAACGAGCACTTGATAGAAGACTTTACCTTCTTCTCTATGGAAACAGCTACGACTCTCCTGCAGGAAAGCCTGTCTGGCATTTTCCAGAAAAAATCTATGAGAAGGAAGAGACACTGCGTAAG TGTGCAGAGTCAGCACTACAATCTGTTATTGGGGATCTTTCACATACATACTTTGTTGGAAATGCTCCTTTTGCTCACATGATTATACCACCCAAGGAAGATTCGAATGACGTTCCATTGCTTAAG AGATTCTTTTTCAAGTCTCAAGTAATTGCTGCTAACAAGTTTAACGTCGGGAAATGTGAGGACTATGTTTGGGTGACCAAGGACGAGTTGCTGGAGTATTATCCTGAGCAAGCAGCTTTCCTTAATAAGATGATCATTAGCTGA
- the LOC113292650 gene encoding E3 ubiquitin-protein ligase ORTHRUS 1-like isoform X1, which translates to MATEEFQSPQNHKNVVHRDIIISPGFRSVAAMAGWDEEALLAASEEVAEDTPEKESSKSPQTYSIRKRRRYSPVTNPVLVLNLDDEARATHHDGPVAGKEPQIESLKEERKQADPKSEEMPPANLPCMREESSCAASGNLEPRIESLNKKRKQAEPKSDETPPANLPCTVSGNLEPQIEFLKEKREQAEPKSDEMPPAANLPCMDKLKEELSCAICLEICYEPSTTPCGHSFCKKCLKSAADKCGKKCPKCRQLIGNGRSCIVNTSLWNTIQLLFPQEVEARKAVAAKNSREQVKAQSTVGGEDSISRRRSGRTNSMVMMTNPSNIRVSSSSGNQSGRSNFTGNSVRLSSSARNRRDRPSQAEDAALALRLQREEFMAAFRAAEEASTARENLRALASRAVDIRLGRRLT; encoded by the exons ATGGCGACGGAGGAATTCCAAAGCCCTCAAAACCATAAAAATGTTGTTCACAGAGACATCATCATCAGTCCTGGGTTCAGATCTGTGGCTGCGATGGCTGGTTGGGATGAAGAAGCCTTATTAGCAGCATCAGAAGAAGTAGCTGAAGATACACCAGAAAAAGAATCATCAAAATCCCCGCAAACTTATTCAATAAG GAAACGTAGGAGATATAGTCCTGTTACAAACCCTGTATTAGTTCTTAACCTTGATGATGAAGCAAGAGCTACACACCATGACGGGCCTGTTGCTGGCAAAG AACCACAAATTGAATCTCTGAAAGAAGAGAGGAAACAAGCCGATCCCAAATCTGAGGAAATGCCGCCTGCAAATCTTCCTTGTATGAGGGAAGAATCATCTTGTGCTGCAAGTGGAAATTTAGAACCACGAATTGAATCTCTGAATAAAAAGAGGAAACAAGCGGAGCCCAAATCTGACGAAACGCCGCCTGCAAATCTTCCTTGTACTGTAAGTGGAAATTTAGAACCACAAATTGAATTTCTGAAAGAAAAGAGGGAACAAGCCGAGCCCAAATCTGATGAAATGCCGCCTGCTGCtaatcttccttgtatggataaATTGAAGGAAGAATTATCTTGTGCT ATTTGCTTGGAGATTTGCTATGAACCAAGTACTACTCCTTGTGGTCACAGTTTTTGCAAGAAATGTTTGAAATCTGCAGCGGATAAATGCGGTAAAAAGTGCCCGAAATGCAGACAACTGATTGG AAATGGAAGATCTTGTATTGTGAATACAAGTCTTTGGAACACAATACAGCTTTTGTTTCCACAAGAAGTAGAAGCAAGGAAAGCTGTTGCGGCCAAAAACAGTCGAGAACAAGTCAAGGCTCAGAGTACTGTAGGAGGAGAGGATTCTATTTCAAGAAGACGAAGTGGTAGGACTAATTCAATGGTGATGATGACAAATCCAAGTAACATTAGAGTGAGTTCTAGTTCAGGAAATCAAAGTGGTAGGTCTAATTTTACGGGGAATTCAGTAAGATTGAGCAGCTCAGCGAGGAACAGAAGAGATAGGCCTAGTCAAGCCGAGGATGCTGCATTAGCTTTGAGATTACAAAGAGAGGAGTTTATGGCGGCTTTTAGGGCCGCAGAAGAAGCCTCAACTGCCAGAGAAAACCTTAGAGCACTGGCTTCAAGAGCTGTTGACATCCGTCTTGGAAGAAGACTGACATAG